From the genome of Glycine max cultivar Williams 82 chromosome 2, Glycine_max_v4.0, whole genome shotgun sequence, one region includes:
- the LOC102667191 gene encoding uncharacterized protein, protein MTETSMQEGNSDVYGFLEPQSIQRYGQSQFELESYMKNWMQNLKRDVYLGAYLNGAHWQMVVILPKENLVVWFCSLHNRLDNYLKGIINSALKGLDDTPEPKSKAGVVKIMNSPVSQPALRQGREKGLSVGPKVHLPLKKNA, encoded by the exons atgactgagacaagtatgcaagaggggaattctgatgtgtatggattccttgagccacagTCCATCCAGAGATATGGGCAATcgcaatttgaattagaaagttACATGAAGAACTGGATGCAGAATTTAAAACGGGATgtctacctaggagcctacctgaatgg tgcacattggcaaatggtcgtcattttgcctaaggaaaatcttgtcgtctggttttgttccttgcataatAGGCTAGACAACTACCTGAAAGGAATAATTAATAG tgctttgaaaggacttgacgatactccagaacctaaatccaaggctggt GtagtaaaaattatgaattcaCCAGTGTCGCAACCTGCCCTCCGGCAAGGGCGCGAAAAAGGCCTCTCGGTTGGGCCAAAGGTTCATCTTCCTTTGAAGAAAAATGCGTGA
- the LOC100801118 gene encoding methyltransferase-like protein 23 isoform X1, translating to MEEKDWNDDSLTMTTVSHHCFSDDSKAPSFSISIIENMKDEYGLFLWPCNVVLVEYVWQHNHRFSGANVVELGAGTSLLGLVAAKLGVCVTLTDDFTRLGVLHYYHPICSLHTFIKISNKLLLTTKHVLGLTWGVWDSSIFSLQSTIILGADVLYDSNAFDNLFATVTFLFRNSPGSTYITSYHNRSGHHLIEFWVGKWGLECLKLLDGFSFLPSDKASL from the exons ATGGAGGAGAAAGATTGGAATGATGACAGCCTCACCATGACCACCGTTTCTCATCACTGTTTCAGCGATGATTCTAAAGCACCAAGTTTCTCCATCTCCATCATCGAG AACATGAAGGACGAATATGGCCTATTCCTATGGCCCTGCAACGTAGTTCTCGTCGAGTATGTTTGGCAGCACAATCATCGATTTTCAGGAGCCAACGTTGTTGAG CTAGGTGCTGGAACTTCCTTGCTTGGCTTGGTTGCAGCAAAACTCGGTGTCTGTGTCACTCTTACCGATGACTTCACCAGATTAGGGGTATTACACTATTACCATCCAATTTGTAGTTTACATACTTTTATAAAGATTTCAAATAAACTATTGTTAACCACCAAGCAT GTGTTGGGATTGACATGGGGAGTTTGGGATTCATCCATATTCAGTTTACAATCAACAATTATTCTAGGGGCTGATGTGCTGTATGATTCAAATG CCTTTGATAACCTCTTTGCCACTGTGACTTTCCTGTTCCGAAATTCTCCTGGGTCAACTTATATAACCTCATATCATAACAGAAG TGGGCATCACCTTATTGAGTTTTGGGTAGGAAAATGGGGCTTAGAGTGTCTGAAGCTTCTTGATGGATTTTCCTTCTTGCCATCTGACAAAGCATCACTGTAA
- the LOC100801118 gene encoding methyltransferase-like protein 23 isoform X2 — MEEKDWNDDSLTMTTVSHHCFSDDSKAPSFSISIIENMKDEYGLFLWPCNVVLVEYVWQHNHRFSGANVVELGAGTSLLGLVAAKLGVCVTLTDDFTRLGVLHYYHPICSLHTFIKISNKLLLTTKHVLGLTWGVWDSSIFSLQSTIILGADVLYDSNGSGHHLIEFWVGKWGLECLKLLDGFSFLPSDKASL; from the exons ATGGAGGAGAAAGATTGGAATGATGACAGCCTCACCATGACCACCGTTTCTCATCACTGTTTCAGCGATGATTCTAAAGCACCAAGTTTCTCCATCTCCATCATCGAG AACATGAAGGACGAATATGGCCTATTCCTATGGCCCTGCAACGTAGTTCTCGTCGAGTATGTTTGGCAGCACAATCATCGATTTTCAGGAGCCAACGTTGTTGAG CTAGGTGCTGGAACTTCCTTGCTTGGCTTGGTTGCAGCAAAACTCGGTGTCTGTGTCACTCTTACCGATGACTTCACCAGATTAGGGGTATTACACTATTACCATCCAATTTGTAGTTTACATACTTTTATAAAGATTTCAAATAAACTATTGTTAACCACCAAGCAT GTGTTGGGATTGACATGGGGAGTTTGGGATTCATCCATATTCAGTTTACAATCAACAATTATTCTAGGGGCTGATGTGCTGTATGATTCAAATG GCAGTGGGCATCACCTTATTGAGTTTTGGGTAGGAAAATGGGGCTTAGAGTGTCTGAAGCTTCTTGATGGATTTTCCTTCTTGCCATCTGACAAAGCATCACTGTAA